One genomic segment of Verrucomicrobiota bacterium includes these proteins:
- a CDS encoding MerR family transcriptional regulator: MAYTVKQLAGMSRVSVRTLHFYDEVGLLKPAYVGANGYRFYEEAQLLTLQQILFYRKLGFELKQIKRILGRPDFDKIAALESHCQVLRKTLADTRRLIGTIDKTIEHLKGTKKMKGKDLFVGFDPEQQAKHEQSLIDRYGDCMKESIAQSKARVKDWKKDQWAKAGAGFDAICKDLVEKMGQGRPVESREVQAIVRRHFEWLKQFWTPDRESYAGHGQFIVETDLRKAYEAYDPRLPEFMAAGIKIFAEKELA; encoded by the coding sequence ATGGCTTACACAGTCAAACAACTGGCCGGGATGTCGCGCGTCAGCGTGCGCACGCTTCATTTCTACGATGAGGTGGGCCTGTTGAAGCCCGCGTATGTCGGCGCCAACGGGTATCGCTTCTACGAAGAGGCGCAGCTCCTGACGCTCCAGCAAATCCTGTTTTACCGGAAGCTGGGTTTCGAGCTGAAGCAGATCAAACGGATTCTGGGCCGGCCCGATTTCGACAAAATCGCGGCGCTGGAATCGCACTGCCAAGTTCTGCGAAAGACCCTCGCGGACACCCGGAGACTGATTGGGACCATCGACAAAACCATCGAACACTTGAAAGGAACCAAAAAGATGAAAGGCAAGGACCTGTTCGTGGGCTTCGATCCGGAACAGCAAGCGAAGCACGAGCAATCTCTGATCGACCGCTACGGCGATTGCATGAAGGAAAGCATCGCGCAATCCAAAGCGCGTGTGAAAGACTGGAAGAAGGATCAATGGGCGAAGGCTGGCGCGGGCTTCGACGCGATCTGCAAAGATCTGGTCGAAAAGATGGGGCAGGGCCGGCCAGTGGAATCACGCGAGGTGCAGGCCATTGTTCGCCGTCACTTCGAGTGGTTGAAGCAATTCTGGACGCCGGACCGCGAATCTTACGCCGGCCACGGCCAGTTCATCGTGGAGACGGATTTGCGCAAGGCTTACGAAGCGTACGATCCGCGGCTGCCCGAATTCATGGCCGCGGGGATCAAGATCTTCGCGGAAAAGGAACTCGCTTGA
- a CDS encoding NAD(P)H-dependent oxidoreductase, whose protein sequence is MNTTIQRETLLHQLNWRYATKQFDPQRKISPGDWATLEEALVLTPSSFGLQPWKFIVITDPAIRERLLPVSWGQRQVVDASHLVVFAIKKTLSEQDIDHYLGRIAEVRNVPLESLAGLRDMLIGSIIKGMDAQARKAWAARQVYIALGNFLNSAALLGIDAGPMEGFQPDQYDEILGLDQQGLSAVVIAAAGYRASDDKYAALPKVRFPRGQVIAHI, encoded by the coding sequence ATGAATACAACCATCCAACGCGAAACCCTGCTTCACCAACTCAACTGGCGTTACGCCACCAAACAGTTTGATCCACAGCGCAAAATCAGTCCCGGGGACTGGGCCACGCTCGAAGAAGCGCTCGTCTTGACTCCTTCGTCCTTCGGCCTGCAACCGTGGAAATTCATCGTCATCACTGATCCCGCGATTCGGGAAAGGCTGCTGCCGGTGTCCTGGGGCCAGCGGCAAGTCGTCGATGCCTCGCACCTCGTCGTTTTCGCGATCAAGAAAACGCTCAGCGAACAGGACATCGATCATTACCTGGGCCGAATCGCGGAGGTCAGGAACGTTCCGCTTGAATCGCTGGCCGGGCTTCGGGACATGCTGATTGGCTCGATCATCAAGGGAATGGACGCCCAGGCGCGAAAGGCATGGGCGGCGCGCCAGGTTTACATCGCGCTGGGCAATTTCCTGAACAGCGCTGCGTTGCTGGGCATTGACGCCGGGCCCATGGAAGGCTTCCAACCGGATCAATACGACGAAATTCTCGGCCTCGACCAACAGGGCTTAAGCGCAGTCGTCATTGCCGCGGCGGGGTACCGAGCCTCAGACGATAAATACGCTGCGCTTCCCAAAGTGCGCTTCCCTCGCGGCCAAGTCATCGCGCACATTTGA
- a CDS encoding helix-turn-helix transcriptional regulator: MNSSPRTEREVAPNKRRAEADFSEARAWRDVGGGWQPLFGRFRGAGFSIEWHDFYAKHELDWAASFHPDCVELCLNLDGRGFVEGGGQRMEFEPDTAGFYHRKDEPLMAKRFANQQHRFLTVEFSRPFLAKHLACMEPMLHPIVCAAVKNCPCHLVSGSTVRLTASQQQIIATLRHPPVYAQAQPLWYQCKALELAMTFLLQPPPEQELFCTRQQRLAQERVEQVVFLLKQNLADPPGLEELGRKVGCSHFYLSRIFSARIGKTIPQYLRQLRMEKAAELLRSGEYNVTEVALELGYNSLSHFSAAFHETFGCCPGLYPLKTPTQRRTP, from the coding sequence ATGAACTCGTCTCCGAGAACAGAACGCGAGGTCGCGCCGAACAAACGGCGGGCCGAGGCTGATTTTTCGGAGGCTCGCGCGTGGCGGGACGTGGGCGGCGGCTGGCAGCCTTTGTTTGGCAGATTTCGCGGAGCCGGCTTCAGCATTGAGTGGCACGATTTTTACGCCAAACACGAACTAGACTGGGCCGCAAGTTTTCATCCCGATTGCGTGGAGCTGTGCCTGAATTTGGACGGGCGAGGTTTTGTGGAGGGTGGCGGCCAGCGCATGGAATTCGAGCCTGACACGGCCGGTTTTTATCATCGCAAGGATGAGCCGCTAATGGCCAAGCGGTTTGCGAACCAGCAACACCGGTTTCTAACCGTCGAATTCTCTCGCCCTTTTCTGGCGAAACACCTCGCCTGCATGGAGCCGATGTTGCACCCCATCGTCTGCGCCGCAGTGAAGAATTGCCCTTGCCATCTCGTGTCCGGATCGACGGTGCGGCTTACCGCGAGCCAGCAGCAAATCATCGCCACCTTGCGGCATCCGCCCGTTTATGCCCAGGCCCAGCCGCTTTGGTATCAGTGCAAAGCGCTGGAGCTGGCGATGACTTTTCTGCTGCAGCCACCGCCCGAACAAGAGCTGTTCTGCACGCGGCAGCAGCGCCTGGCGCAGGAGCGTGTCGAACAGGTTGTCTTCTTGCTGAAGCAGAATCTTGCTGACCCGCCGGGGTTGGAAGAACTCGGTCGGAAGGTCGGGTGCAGCCATTTTTACTTGAGCCGGATTTTTTCCGCCCGAATCGGAAAAACCATCCCGCAATACCTGCGCCAGCTTCGCATGGAGAAGGCTGCGGAGTTGCTGAGGAGCGGCGAATACAACGTGACCGAAGTCGCGCTGGAACTGGGCTACAACAGCCTCAGCCATTTCAGCGCGGCCTTCCACGAGACATTCGGCTGCTGTCCCGGTCTCTATCCGCTCAAAACGCCCACGCAGCGCCGGACGCCGTAA
- a CDS encoding DUF1080 domain-containing protein, whose protein sequence is MKSHSNRFFSSRGTSRCNVTSMIVLAAVVAWTPPVLRGAESTSEPAWRSLPLITNGKVDPNWIHVGWGGFSVDEGALRTECDPRGLGLLVFKKERFGNCQIRVVFKTKDAKSNAGVYVRLADGILDLVGKPGAAFDRDAAGTISPASMERVKASAEREEGPWYAVHHGYEVQIADAGDAWHRTGSIYSLAPSSAISMKAPDEWKTMIITLAGTRILVDLDGQRITTLDTTSPGLPPRKQWHEPKREPKRPEAGYIGLQNHDPGDVVWFKEVSARPLPARAAK, encoded by the coding sequence ATGAAATCCCATTCCAACCGATTCTTCTCCTCGCGCGGCACATCTCGATGCAACGTTACGTCAATGATTGTCCTCGCCGCCGTTGTCGCGTGGACCCCTCCAGTCTTGCGCGGCGCGGAATCCACATCGGAGCCGGCCTGGCGATCCTTACCGCTGATCACAAACGGCAAAGTGGACCCGAACTGGATCCACGTGGGCTGGGGCGGTTTCTCGGTGGACGAAGGCGCGCTGCGGACAGAGTGCGATCCGAGAGGGCTCGGATTGCTGGTCTTCAAGAAGGAGCGTTTTGGCAATTGCCAGATTCGCGTCGTCTTCAAAACCAAGGACGCAAAATCGAACGCCGGCGTGTACGTGCGGCTTGCGGACGGAATCCTGGACTTGGTCGGGAAGCCAGGCGCCGCGTTTGATCGTGACGCCGCCGGAACGATTTCTCCTGCGTCGATGGAGAGAGTGAAAGCCTCGGCGGAACGCGAAGAAGGGCCGTGGTACGCGGTCCATCACGGTTACGAAGTCCAGATTGCCGATGCGGGCGATGCGTGGCATCGGACCGGCTCCATTTATTCGCTAGCGCCGTCGTCTGCGATTTCGATGAAAGCGCCCGACGAATGGAAGACCATGATCATCACGCTCGCGGGAACCCGAATCCTGGTCGATCTCGATGGCCAGCGCATCACAACCCTGGACACCACAAGCCCTGGTTTGCCTCCACGGAAGCAATGGCACGAGCCGAAGCGCGAGCCCAAGCGCCCGGAGGCAGGCTACATTGGCTTGCAGAACCACGACCCCGGCGACGTCGTGTGGTTCAAGGAGGTCAGCGCGCGGCCGCTGCCAGCGCGCGCGGCGAAATGA
- a CDS encoding RraA family protein, with protein MSERTTPKRILTHGQLLQMKRWNTPTVYNGWEQITRRDSSRDCFNLEETRDFMPQMGPMVGYAITLVIEPSNPRHRESNPNAFVEYFRYAASVPPPQIVVVQDLEKPNTFGAGWGEVMANLHKALGCVGTITDGAIRDVEWMTNAGFKALARRLCVGHAKVCPARWNCTVEVFGRRIEPGNLIHADQHGFLVIPDEDQARLLDALRFMDNNECDTLISAGRAAAGQSTDELVKNVDGALKRFRAATRKKFSGRVGY; from the coding sequence ATGAGCGAACGAACGACCCCGAAGAGAATTCTCACCCATGGCCAGTTGTTGCAGATGAAACGCTGGAACACGCCCACCGTCTATAACGGCTGGGAACAAATCACCCGGCGCGACAGTTCGCGTGATTGCTTCAACCTCGAAGAGACGCGCGATTTCATGCCGCAGATGGGGCCAATGGTCGGTTACGCGATCACGCTGGTCATCGAGCCGAGCAACCCCCGCCATCGCGAATCCAACCCGAACGCGTTCGTCGAATATTTCCGCTACGCCGCCTCCGTGCCTCCGCCTCAAATTGTGGTCGTGCAGGATTTGGAGAAGCCCAACACCTTTGGCGCAGGCTGGGGCGAAGTCATGGCCAATTTGCACAAGGCGCTCGGCTGCGTCGGCACGATTACCGACGGCGCCATCCGGGACGTCGAATGGATGACGAACGCAGGCTTCAAAGCGCTGGCGCGCCGGCTGTGCGTCGGCCACGCCAAGGTCTGTCCGGCGCGCTGGAATTGTACGGTCGAAGTTTTCGGCCGGCGAATTGAACCGGGGAATCTCATTCACGCTGATCAGCACGGGTTTCTCGTCATCCCGGACGAGGACCAGGCCCGCTTGCTCGACGCGCTTCGCTTCATGGACAACAACGAGTGTGACACGCTGATTTCGGCCGGGCGGGCGGCCGCGGGGCAATCCACAGACGAACTGGTGAAGAATGTCGATGGAGCATTGAAAAGATTTCGCGCTGCCACTCGGAAGAAATTCTCTGGCCGCGTCGGGTACTGA
- a CDS encoding MFS transporter yields MCQTKAASRRPRPATREPPKNQPRPAVCSARPRVLFSETSSCPTVIRELRLNLNENVRGVRQVGFWTASLRLPGKADRQAIFAVFPKLKEEFGFDKEQLGWIGPAFMWVYAGGALLAGLIVDRFRRKDLILGGCLFWSFVTVTTGWCSKLWHFMGWPPNTGRNRPKSRT; encoded by the coding sequence ATCTGCCAAACAAAGGCTGCCAGCCGCCGCCCACGTCCCGCCACGCGCGAGCCTCCGAAAAATCAGCCTCGGCCCGCCGTTTGTTCGGCGCGACCTCGCGTTCTGTTCTCGGAGACGAGTTCATGCCCCACGGTCATACGTGAATTGAGATTGAATCTCAACGAGAATGTTCGAGGCGTCCGGCAGGTTGGGTTCTGGACGGCAAGCTTGCGTCTGCCGGGAAAAGCAGATCGCCAGGCGATTTTCGCGGTTTTCCCCAAGCTCAAAGAGGAATTTGGTTTTGATAAGGAGCAGCTCGGCTGGATCGGGCCGGCTTTCATGTGGGTCTATGCCGGAGGCGCGTTGTTGGCCGGGCTTATTGTGGATCGGTTCCGGCGCAAGGACCTCATTCTGGGCGGTTGTTTGTTCTGGAGCTTTGTGACGGTGACGACCGGCTGGTGCTCCAAACTCTGGCATTTCATGGGCTGGCCTCCAAATACGGGAAGAAATCGACCGAAGTCGAGAACATGA